CAAATTCGCGGGAACGAATACAGCCTTCCTGACGATCGGTATCCAGTGAGTCCCAGCGGCAATCCTGCGAGAACGCTTTGGTCGTACGGATACCCGCCGGGCCAGCGGAATACATGCTTTTCACACTGTCATCCTGCGTCAGCATGACGTCGTAGGCTTCCAGCGTTTCCGGCAGCGTTTTGCCCAGCACGTTGTTTACTTCACGGTTCAGCAGACCAGCCCTGTCCAGCTCACCCAAAATACCGATCACGCCGCCCGCACGGTGTACGTCTTCCATGTGGTATTTCTGCGTACTCGGCGCCACCTTACACAGGTGCGGAACCTGACGTGACAGTCTGTCGATGTCGGTCATGGTGAAGTCCACTTCACCTTCCTGCGCCGCGGCTAACAGATGCAGAACGGTATTGGTGGAACCGCCCATAGCGATATCCAGAATCATGGCGTTTTCAAATGCAGCTTTATTGGCGATGTTGCGCGGCAGCACGCTTTCATCATCCTGCTCGTAGTAACGCTTCGCCAAACCGACAATGCGTTTGCCTGCGTTCAGGAACAGTTGCTTACGGTCGGCGTGCGTCGCCAACAGCGAACCATTGCCCGGCTGAGACAGACCCAGCGCTTCGGTCAGGCAGTTCATAGAGTTAGCGGTAAACATACCGGAACAAGAACCGCAGGTAGGACAGGCAGAACGTTCCACCTGTTCGCTTTGTTCATCAGAGACTTTCGGGTCTGCCCCCTGAATCATCGCATCGACCAGATCCAGCTTGATGATCTGATCGGAGAGTTTGGTTTTCCCCGCTTCCATCGGGCCGCCAGAAACGAAAATCACCGGAATATTCAGACGCAGCGACGCCATTAGCATCCCCGGGGTGATTTTGTCACAGTTGGAGATACACACCATCGCATCCGCGCAGTGGGCATTCACCATGTATTCTACCGAGTCGGCAATCAGTTCACGGGAAGGCAGAGAATAGAGCATACCGCCGTGGCCCATCGCGATGCCGTCGTCCACTGCGATAGTGTTGAATTCTTTCGCGACACCGCCAGAAGCTTCGATCTGCTCGGCAACCAGTTTACCCAGATCGCGCAGGTGTACGTGGCCAGGCACGAATTGGGTGAAGGAGTTAACCACAGCAATAATGGGTTTCCCAAAATCACTGTCGGTCATCCCGGTGGCGCGCCACAAGGCTCGGGCACCGGCCATATTACGGCCGTGCGTGGTGGTGGCTGAACGGTACTTAGGCATGCTCTATTACTCCAAAAATTACGAATTGGGCGATGACGGAACGTATCACCGCCTGACTGTCTTAATTGATTACTGATTTACCGGATCCAACCAGCCCCATTTATCTTCGGTTTCACCCGTGAAGAGGCCAAAGAACGCCTGTTGCAGAGCTTTAGTGACTGGGCCGCGTTTGCCAATGCCGACCTGAATACCGTCTACGCTGCGCACTGGGGTGATTTCCGCCGCCGTACCGGACATGAACACTTCATCTGCCAGATAGAGTGACTCACGGGATAGCACCTGCTCGCGCACTTCATATCCCGCATCTTTCGCCAGCTTGATGATGGCGTCACGCGTAATGCCCGGCAGCGCCGAAGAGGTGAATGGCGGCGTGAAGATGACGCCATCCTTCACTTCAAACAGGTTCTCGCCAGCACCTTCAGAAACATAGCCGTGGACATCCAGCGCGATCCCTTCCTGATAGCCGTGACGGCGGGCTTCGCTACCCACCAGCAGAGAGGAAAGATAGTTACCGCCTGCTTTAGCCGCAGTCGGAATCGTATTCGCCGCAGCGCGATTCCAGGACGACACCATCGCATCAATGCCTGCTTCCAGCGCTTCTTCACCCAGATACGCGCCCCACGGGAACGCCGCGATGATCACATCAGTTTTATAACCGTCTGGTGGATTCACACCCATACCGACATCGCCAATGAACACCAGCGGGCGAATATAGGCGCTGGTCAGGTTATTTTTACGCAGCGTTTCACGGCAGGCTTCCATCAGTTCATCCACGCTTTGTTCGACCGGCATACGATAAATTTTTGCCGAATCACGCAGGCGCTGCATGTGCTCACGGTGACGAAAAACCACCGGGCCCTTGTGTGAATTGTAGCAACGAACACCCTCAAACACGGAAGTGCCATAATGCAAGGCGTGCGACATCACGTGTACTTTTGCTTCAGCCCATGGAACCATCTCGCCATTGAACCAAATGTAATCCGCTTTTTTTGTCATTCTTTTTTTTCCTTACTCTTTTATGCGTTAGGCGCTGATCTGCTGTGATGTCGTCATCGGTTGAATGTCAACACAGGCAATATCCAACAGCTTACTCAATTGTGTTGACAATAAATCTACCGAACGATGGCTGGCAACGGTCAGTTCAATATTAATGTGATCGGTATTGGTAGTTTGCACCATATTCATCGCGCAAACTTTGAAACCGCGATGGCGGGTAACACGCAATACACGCTCCAGAACCTCGGGACGAAAGCGTGCCTGAATCGAAAGTTGATGATGTGTCATTCTGTTGTCTCCAGCACTTATTCTGTGTAAGTCGGCCATTATTGGCTGTTGTCGAGCCTATTCGTTCTATCGAGCCTATTCGGGTTTATCGAGCATCGTTTCGTTACCCGCACCCGGCGGAACCAACGGCCAGACGTTTTCGTATTCATCGATCGAGACGTGCAGTAAATAGGGTCCTTCGCTGTTAAATAGGGCATCCAGCGCGACATCAATTTGATCTTTACGGGTGATGCGCTGGCCGGGGATATCAAACGCGCTTGCCAGCGTCAGGAAATCAGGGTTATCGGAGAGGTCAGTTTCACTATAGCGTTCATCAAAGAATAACTGCTGCCACTGACGTACCATGCCCAACCGTTGGTTATCCAGCAGCACGATTTTCAACGGCAGCCGTTTTCGTTTGATGGTGCCCAGTTCCTGAACGTTCATCATGAAAGAACCGTCGCCGGAAATGCAGATAACCATGTCATCTGGGCGCGCAACCTGCGCACCGACCGCCGCTGGTACACCGAATCCCATGGTGCCGAGGCCGCTGGAAGTGATGAAATTCTCAGGGCGGCTGAACGTCATATGCTGCGCAGCCCACATCTGGTGCTGGCCCACATCAGTCGTCACTACCGTGTCCGCATCCATTCGTTCAGAGATCGTTTTCAGCAGCGCAGGCGCATAAATCGCCTGACCGGGATGATCATAACGCCACGGGTATTCCGCTTTCATCATGGTCGCCTGCTGGCGCCATGCATTGACGTTCAGCGGTTGTTGCAGTGCCGGTAATATCGTCTTCAGATCGCCTTGTAATGCCACATTGGCATGGCGCAATTTGCTCAACTCCGCTGGGTCGATATCCATGTGGATCACGCTGGCGTGAGGTGCGAAGGCATTCAGTTTGCCTGTCACACGGTCATCAAAACGTGCTCCGACGGCGATTAACATATCGCATTCCTGCACAATCAGGTTCGCCGCTTTCGTGCCGTGCATACCAATCATACCGAGGTAATAGGGGTGATTGGCATCCACGACACCCAAACCTTTCAGCGTCGAAACGGAAGGGATATCTGCCACACTCAGGAATTCACGCAGTGCCGGAACCGCATTCGCCATACCGACCCCACCGCCAACATACAAGACCGGTTTTTGTGCTTTCGCCAACAGGGCTCGTGCCTGCGCGATATCTTGCTCGGGGAACTCAACATCATTAGCAACGGGCGCAAAATTCGGCGTGAAATCGCCCATAGCCAGTTGAATATCTTTAGGAATATCGACCAGAACAGGGCCAGGACGGCCGCTATTAGCAATCGCGAACGCTTCTGCCATCACTTCCGGCAGTGATTCGAGAGACTCGACCAGAAAACTGTGTTTCGTACAGGCCAGCGACAGCCCCAACACATCGATTTCCTGGAACGCATCGGTTCCAATCAGCGCCGACCCGACCTGTCCGGTGATCGCCACTACAGGTACAGAATCCAGCAGCGCATCGGCCAAACCGGTGATCAGGTTCGTCGCGCCAGGGCCAGAGGTCGCAATGCAGACGCCCACGTTACCCGTGGATCGGGCATAGCCAATTGCCGCCATCGCCGCGCCTTGCTCATGGCGACACAGCAGGTGTTTAACGCCGCCGTCATAAAGTGCATCATAGACGGGCATTATCGCGCCACCGGGATATCCAAAAACGGTGTCCACTCCCTGTGCTCGCAACGCTTGTACAACCCACTGTGCTCCATTCATAGTTATTTCCCCGACATCTTATGGGAATAACAGAATTTTATGCTGATGTTCATTTTCTGTTCCTTTCCGTTATAGATTGCGCCCAACAAAAAACCCCCGACCTTTCGGTGCGGGGGTTTTCTTGAATTAGGCCTTGATTTCTAAGCCATTCTTCGTCCAAGTGCAGCCCCGCACGGTGGGATAATAATCACCACCACGCTAATCACGACTAGGCTAATCACTAGGGATAGGGCTTTCATAATAGGTTGTTCATTAATCTTTTGTCGAACGAATGCCTACAGAGTTATCACAGTCAGACATGGCGTGACAACCATTTTTTTTCATCGCTCTTGGTAAGAAGAACCTATGATATAGGAAAAAATACAACGTAATCATAAGGTAGACGCGCATCAAATTATTTTCGCTCATTGGCGTAAAAATGAACATTTTACGAGAAAGATGGCAAATGAATACCAATGCTACCGGTCGTCGGATCACGTAAAGCGATCGGTTCCCCCTCCATCATTGCGATGCATCGCGCACAAATTTTCTCGATTGCTGAAACAGAGCAATATTTTATGACGCCGTCGCGCAAGATGGTGATGACGGACTCTACTTCCTCTCCCCTACCGGACATGATGCAAACCATCAGCAAAGGGGAAATAGCATGTCATTGGCAGTTACCTACACTCGGGCAATGATTGGCGTAGAAGCGCCGGATGTTTACATCGAAGTGCATATCA
The genomic region above belongs to Pectobacterium colocasium and contains:
- the ilvD gene encoding dihydroxy-acid dehydratase translates to MPKYRSATTTHGRNMAGARALWRATGMTDSDFGKPIIAVVNSFTQFVPGHVHLRDLGKLVAEQIEASGGVAKEFNTIAVDDGIAMGHGGMLYSLPSRELIADSVEYMVNAHCADAMVCISNCDKITPGMLMASLRLNIPVIFVSGGPMEAGKTKLSDQIIKLDLVDAMIQGADPKVSDEQSEQVERSACPTCGSCSGMFTANSMNCLTEALGLSQPGNGSLLATHADRKQLFLNAGKRIVGLAKRYYEQDDESVLPRNIANKAAFENAMILDIAMGGSTNTVLHLLAAAQEGEVDFTMTDIDRLSRQVPHLCKVAPSTQKYHMEDVHRAGGVIGILGELDRAGLLNREVNNVLGKTLPETLEAYDVMLTQDDSVKSMYSAGPAGIRTTKAFSQDCRWDSLDTDRQEGCIRSREFAYSQDGGLAVLYGNLAENGCIVKTAGVDEGSLVFRGPAKVYESQDDAVDAILGGKVVAGDVVVIRYEGPKGGPGMQEMLYPTTYLKSMGLGKSCALITDGRFSGGTSGLSIGHASPEAASGGTIALVQDGDTIAIDIPNRSIALVLDDAELASRRDAEEARGEHAWTPHNRERQVSFALRAYASLATSADKGAVRDKSKLGG
- a CDS encoding branched-chain amino acid transaminase; this encodes MTKKADYIWFNGEMVPWAEAKVHVMSHALHYGTSVFEGVRCYNSHKGPVVFRHREHMQRLRDSAKIYRMPVEQSVDELMEACRETLRKNNLTSAYIRPLVFIGDVGMGVNPPDGYKTDVIIAAFPWGAYLGEEALEAGIDAMVSSWNRAAANTIPTAAKAGGNYLSSLLVGSEARRHGYQEGIALDVHGYVSEGAGENLFEVKDGVIFTPPFTSSALPGITRDAIIKLAKDAGYEVREQVLSRESLYLADEVFMSGTAAEITPVRSVDGIQVGIGKRGPVTKALQQAFFGLFTGETEDKWGWLDPVNQ
- the ilvM gene encoding acetolactate synthase 2 small subunit, whose amino-acid sequence is MTHHQLSIQARFRPEVLERVLRVTRHRGFKVCAMNMVQTTNTDHINIELTVASHRSVDLLSTQLSKLLDIACVDIQPMTTSQQISA
- the ilvG gene encoding acetolactate synthase 2 catalytic subunit, which codes for MNGAQWVVQALRAQGVDTVFGYPGGAIMPVYDALYDGGVKHLLCRHEQGAAMAAIGYARSTGNVGVCIATSGPGATNLITGLADALLDSVPVVAITGQVGSALIGTDAFQEIDVLGLSLACTKHSFLVESLESLPEVMAEAFAIANSGRPGPVLVDIPKDIQLAMGDFTPNFAPVANDVEFPEQDIAQARALLAKAQKPVLYVGGGVGMANAVPALREFLSVADIPSVSTLKGLGVVDANHPYYLGMIGMHGTKAANLIVQECDMLIAVGARFDDRVTGKLNAFAPHASVIHMDIDPAELSKLRHANVALQGDLKTILPALQQPLNVNAWRQQATMMKAEYPWRYDHPGQAIYAPALLKTISERMDADTVVTTDVGQHQMWAAQHMTFSRPENFITSSGLGTMGFGVPAAVGAQVARPDDMVICISGDGSFMMNVQELGTIKRKRLPLKIVLLDNQRLGMVRQWQQLFFDERYSETDLSDNPDFLTLASAFDIPGQRITRKDQIDVALDALFNSEGPYLLHVSIDEYENVWPLVPPGAGNETMLDKPE
- the ilvL gene encoding ilv operon leader peptide, which produces MKALSLVISLVVISVVVIIIPPCGAALGRRMA